Proteins encoded by one window of Methanobacterium sp.:
- a CDS encoding DUF2206 domain-containing protein: MNITNNNSILLLLLFLIPIYFVVIIGLRNKISNSTYPFAILMVSLSFFLMHGLTSNYLIGRDNHLEFFYFQYTLHNYHLDTNIFNTPLNNCLSVNILPTIYSVLTSIKGIYVFKILFGFIGSIIPLIIYVISRKIVGNKYAIFVALLVLFQMNFIELLSLIRQEFALIFFFLAVLVIFDSDLSNINKKILFIIFMFSVIVSHYSTAFIGLAMTVPIILIPFIKKVFNDKKIRPINFDILAFLGLFSYIWYFIVAKSQSRTATRAFRISTGSSANTSNITNSSSSINATNVTNVTNTTNPIVVNHTRENTIPAIFGIGVDSVPQMISVLVNDAIFLTIGIGLMATLWEIFASFVGYKKYKKKLPFEFILGSVISAVLLALFIVIPFFSKAYGAHRIFLTSLVFLGPMFVIGVIKIAKLIGKPKLDLVLLTILIISLFTVSIHFNYLASGIPSSIYYDENSNARTEAFIYDQDVAGAKFLSHYGEKRKIRIHGDTVAGFRLMAANNFSIPNRTFIDSKKTFKFKKRLKTDSRFKYQYLYLTYLNTQKNIIFEQTAPTFITNTTSSNIFLKEWKSRIYDNGGSKVLIP; encoded by the coding sequence ATGAACATAACCAATAATAATTCCATTCTTTTACTATTATTGTTTTTAATTCCAATATATTTCGTTGTCATTATTGGTTTGCGAAATAAAATATCAAACTCCACTTATCCATTTGCTATTCTGATGGTAAGTCTAAGCTTTTTTTTGATGCATGGCTTGACATCAAATTATCTCATTGGGAGAGACAATCATTTAGAGTTTTTTTACTTCCAATACACCTTACATAACTACCATTTAGATACAAACATCTTCAATACTCCTTTAAATAACTGTTTAAGTGTAAACATCTTACCCACAATTTATAGTGTTTTAACATCTATTAAAGGAATATATGTCTTTAAAATTCTTTTTGGATTTATTGGTTCAATTATACCTCTAATTATCTATGTTATATCCAGAAAAATAGTTGGGAATAAATATGCAATATTTGTTGCGTTATTAGTACTTTTCCAGATGAATTTTATTGAATTACTATCCCTTATAAGACAAGAATTTGCATTAATATTCTTTTTCCTAGCTGTGTTGGTAATTTTTGATTCCGATTTGAGTAATATAAACAAAAAGATATTATTCATCATTTTCATGTTCTCAGTTATTGTTTCCCACTATAGTACTGCCTTCATTGGTCTGGCCATGACAGTACCAATTATCTTAATTCCATTTATAAAAAAAGTATTCAACGATAAAAAGATAAGACCGATTAATTTTGATATATTGGCCTTTTTAGGGCTTTTTTCGTATATTTGGTATTTTATTGTGGCTAAATCCCAATCACGTACAGCAACCCGAGCTTTTAGGATATCAACAGGATCAAGTGCAAATACCAGCAACATAACTAACTCATCAAGCTCCATAAATGCAACCAATGTAACTAATGTAACAAATACAACTAACCCAATTGTTGTAAACCATACCCGTGAGAACACAATTCCTGCTATTTTTGGAATTGGCGTAGATTCTGTTCCTCAAATGATTAGTGTTTTGGTCAATGATGCAATTTTTCTAACCATCGGCATTGGTTTAATGGCTACATTGTGGGAAATTTTCGCATCTTTCGTAGGATATAAAAAGTACAAAAAGAAATTACCATTTGAATTTATTCTTGGTTCAGTGATTTCAGCCGTTTTATTGGCATTATTTATTGTTATTCCATTTTTTTCTAAAGCTTATGGTGCGCACCGAATATTTCTTACTTCTTTAGTTTTCTTAGGGCCAATGTTTGTTATTGGTGTAATAAAAATTGCTAAACTAATAGGAAAGCCTAAATTAGATCTGGTTCTTTTGACAATACTTATTATTTCACTTTTCACAGTTTCCATACATTTTAACTACCTTGCCAGCGGTATTCCATCATCAATTTATTATGATGAAAATTCCAACGCTAGGACAGAAGCTTTCATTTATGATCAAGATGTTGCAGGGGCTAAATTTTTGAGCCACTATGGAGAAAAGAGAAAAATAAGAATCCATGGGGATACTGTCGCAGGTTTCCGATTAATGGCTGCAAATAATTTTTCAATACCCAATAGAACATTTATAGATTCTAAAAAAACTTTTAAATTCAAGAAACGTTTAAAAACAGATTCCCGCTTTAAATATCAGTATCTATATTTAACTTACTTAAACACGCAAAAAAACATTATATTTGAACAAACTGCTCCAACATTTATCACTAATACCACCAGCAGCAATATATTTTTAAAAGAATGGAAATCAAGAATTTATGATAATGGAGGATCAAAGGTTCTTATACCTTAA
- a CDS encoding glycosyltransferase family 4 protein encodes MKICQIIYTYPPHATGGADIYAERISKELSNRGHEVVVITTQPYNGLSSIKPSSKLENGIKVHRFYPLNIYSWTNTAEKSLLMKIIWNVFDIWNLHAYFTIKNILKKENPDVVHIHTPTWISLSAFDAIKSLKIPFIFTVHEYILLCRRVSLLHANGEVCDNPRSICKLYQKVSRKIVSSKPDLVLSPSNFVLKMLNKNGFFPESKSMKLPLGITPFNEKTGKKYNNIDIIYTGALIGHKGVDVLIKAFKNLKQDHVKLHIVGKGEKMDDLKEIAEPDDRITFYGFLDGNELTSLQKKANITVMPSIWYENSPMAIYESFKYGTPVIGSEIGGIPELIEEKVNGCLFEPGNINELQDILQFLVENPLELEKLEMGAFKSSQKYDMNLHIKNLEKLYKEISDK; translated from the coding sequence ATGAAAATCTGTCAGATAATATACACTTATCCTCCACATGCAACTGGGGGAGCAGACATATATGCCGAGCGAATTTCAAAAGAACTCTCAAATAGGGGTCATGAAGTTGTGGTTATCACCACACAACCTTATAATGGTTTATCTTCAATCAAGCCCTCATCCAAACTGGAAAATGGAATCAAAGTTCACCGTTTTTATCCGTTAAACATATATTCCTGGACAAATACTGCTGAAAAATCATTATTAATGAAAATTATATGGAATGTATTTGATATATGGAATTTACATGCATATTTTACCATAAAAAATATTTTAAAAAAAGAGAATCCTGATGTGGTTCATATACACACCCCCACCTGGATATCTTTATCAGCATTTGATGCTATAAAAAGTTTAAAAATACCTTTCATATTTACAGTTCATGAATACATCTTACTGTGTCGGAGAGTTTCACTTTTACATGCAAATGGGGAAGTATGTGATAATCCGCGTTCGATTTGTAAACTGTATCAGAAAGTATCTAGAAAGATAGTTTCCAGTAAACCGGATTTGGTTTTATCGCCATCCAACTTTGTATTGAAGATGTTAAATAAAAATGGTTTCTTCCCAGAATCCAAAAGCATGAAACTCCCTCTAGGGATTACACCTTTCAATGAAAAAACTGGAAAAAAATACAACAATATAGATATTATCTATACTGGTGCTCTTATTGGACACAAAGGAGTTGATGTTCTAATAAAAGCCTTTAAAAATTTAAAACAGGACCATGTCAAGCTTCATATTGTTGGTAAAGGGGAGAAAATGGATGATTTAAAAGAAATTGCTGAACCTGATGATAGAATTACTTTTTATGGATTTTTAGATGGAAATGAACTAACATCACTTCAGAAAAAAGCGAACATTACTGTTATGCCATCTATTTGGTATGAAAATTCCCCTATGGCTATTTATGAAAGTTTTAAGTATGGAACTCCCGTTATTGGGAGTGAAATTGGGGGCATCCCCGAACTAATTGAGGAAAAAGTTAATGGTTGTCTCTTCGAACCAGGCAACATCAACGAGTTGCAAGATATACTCCAGTTTTTGGTCGAAAATCCACTAGAATTGGAGAAATTAGAAATGGGAGCATTTAAATCAAGCCAGAAATATGATATGAATCTACATATTAAAAATCTGGAAAAACTATATAAAGAAATATCTGATAAATGA
- a CDS encoding glycosyltransferase family 4 protein, with translation MKILSIQISTPENNAEWWRISNLAKIMEDAGHEVDLVHYCGKTKYQQFKNRDAFPNDQFIITSQLNVYFKHLKLLRENNYDLVYANTGAAAFCSLSGRLTKTPLVFDMHGDLLQELLLRCGYSLNPKFMINYLQFKIMDYANLKGSDQIICVSNRMIDYLHTSKGISLNKLEYVTNGVDLDFFKPEFDKVQEFKEQLGFEDKLIFGYVGGFQSWQGTENLIKAAKSLNDDDIAFLIVGGETTLPNRDNCNTIFIPKINRNEIPNYYSACDVLILPRPFHIATEVAAPTKFAEYTSMGKPVLTSNVGDAADLVKKYNSGIVVDNNHVNNLLNGFDQFKNLDDAELRRMGKASRKLAENEFDWKIVSKNLLKSLEKFQ, from the coding sequence ATGAAAATATTAAGCATACAAATTTCAACTCCAGAAAACAACGCTGAATGGTGGCGTATTTCAAACTTAGCTAAAATAATGGAGGATGCAGGGCATGAAGTTGATTTAGTTCATTATTGTGGTAAAACCAAATACCAACAATTTAAAAATAGGGATGCATTCCCAAATGATCAATTTATTATAACATCTCAACTCAATGTCTATTTCAAACATCTGAAACTATTACGCGAAAATAACTATGATTTGGTGTATGCCAATACTGGTGCTGCTGCTTTTTGTTCTTTATCAGGTAGATTAACTAAAACCCCCCTTGTTTTTGATATGCACGGTGATTTACTACAAGAACTTCTACTTAGATGTGGATATAGTTTGAATCCTAAATTCATGATAAACTACTTGCAATTCAAAATAATGGACTATGCAAATCTAAAGGGATCTGATCAGATCATATGTGTTTCCAATCGGATGATTGACTACTTACACACAAGTAAGGGCATTTCACTGAATAAATTAGAATATGTAACCAATGGTGTTGATTTGGACTTTTTTAAACCTGAATTTGATAAAGTTCAGGAATTTAAAGAACAGTTAGGTTTTGAAGATAAACTAATATTTGGTTATGTTGGCGGATTTCAAAGTTGGCAAGGCACAGAAAATCTTATAAAAGCTGCTAAGTCTTTAAATGATGATGATATTGCATTTTTAATCGTTGGTGGGGAAACTACACTGCCTAATAGAGATAATTGTAATACTATTTTCATTCCAAAGATCAATCGCAACGAAATACCAAATTATTACTCAGCATGTGACGTGTTAATTTTACCTAGACCTTTCCATATTGCAACCGAAGTCGCAGCCCCCACTAAATTCGCTGAATATACATCAATGGGTAAACCGGTTCTTACTTCAAATGTTGGTGACGCTGCAGACTTGGTAAAAAAATACAATTCCGGGATTGTGGTTGACAATAATCATGTGAATAATCTCTTAAATGGTTTTGATCAGTTTAAAAATTTAGATGATGCCGAATTAAGAAGAATGGGCAAGGCTTCTAGAAAATTAGCTGAAAATGAGTTTGACTGGAAGATAGTAAGTAAGAATTTATTAAAATCTTTAGAAAAATTCCAATAA
- a CDS encoding glycosyltransferase family 2 protein, with translation MKNSNPLVSIIIPNYNGKIHLEECLNSLEMIESDDYEIVFVDNASNDGSVEFVKNHFPKVRIISLKKNFGFAEGCNLGVKKARGDYIVFLNNDTKVDVYWLKSLLEALEKYGPKHIYSSKVLFYNEPGTLNTIGGVITPMGSGLDINFGKKDVSKYNKVRFVASPSGCSMLLKKSLFLEMGGFDKDYFAYLEDVDFGWRCWLKGHKTYYVPESIVYHKYGSTGGKMDTPFRVFNVQKNRLFNMLKNFSLSNLIKGLIISIIFDLVRISKFMVHGDFSLVSAVLRGNYAFIKGIPKTLAKRKYIQKTRQISDGELGKMGLIASLNWCLKEYERLGK, from the coding sequence ATGAAAAATTCCAATCCTCTAGTTAGCATCATAATTCCAAATTATAATGGAAAAATACACCTTGAAGAGTGTTTAAACTCATTGGAAATGATTGAATCTGATGATTATGAAATTGTTTTTGTTGATAACGCATCAAATGATGGTTCTGTTGAATTTGTTAAAAATCATTTCCCCAAGGTAAGGATAATTTCTTTGAAAAAAAATTTTGGATTTGCTGAAGGTTGTAATCTGGGAGTTAAAAAAGCTAGGGGAGATTACATTGTTTTTTTAAATAATGATACTAAAGTAGATGTTTATTGGCTTAAATCATTATTGGAGGCCTTAGAAAAATATGGTCCTAAGCACATTTACTCCAGTAAAGTTTTATTTTACAATGAACCTGGAACACTAAACACTATTGGAGGCGTTATAACTCCAATGGGTAGTGGACTTGATATCAACTTTGGGAAAAAGGATGTTTCAAAATACAATAAAGTTCGCTTTGTTGCTTCGCCTTCAGGTTGTTCAATGCTATTGAAAAAGTCTTTATTTCTAGAAATGGGTGGTTTTGATAAAGATTACTTTGCATATCTAGAAGATGTGGATTTTGGTTGGAGATGCTGGTTAAAAGGGCATAAAACATATTATGTCCCAGAATCTATTGTATACCACAAATATGGAAGTACTGGGGGTAAGATGGACACTCCTTTTAGAGTTTTCAACGTTCAAAAGAACCGTTTATTTAATATGTTAAAAAATTTCTCACTTTCAAACTTAATCAAAGGATTAATTATTTCGATAATATTCGATCTGGTCCGTATATCAAAATTCATGGTTCATGGTGATTTTTCCCTTGTGTCTGCTGTTTTAAGAGGTAACTATGCTTTTATCAAAGGTATTCCAAAAACACTTGCCAAGAGGAAGTACATACAAAAAACTAGACAGATCTCTGATGGAGAATTGGGAAAAATGGGTTTAATAGCATCTTTAAATTGGTGTTTGAAGGAGTATGAAAGGTTAGGAAAATAA